One Leopardus geoffroyi isolate Oge1 chromosome C1, O.geoffroyi_Oge1_pat1.0, whole genome shotgun sequence DNA segment encodes these proteins:
- the LELP1 gene encoding late cornified envelope-like proline-rich protein 1, with protein sequence MSSDDKNKSSDPKNEPKNCDPRCEQKCEAKCQPSCLKKLLQRRSEKCPREKCPPPPKCPPCPSLCPPPCPPPCPAPSPPKPCAKPCPPKCPPPCPPPE encoded by the coding sequence atgtcgagtgatgataaaaataaatctagtgACCCCAAGAATGAGCCCAAGAACTGTGATCCCAGATGTGAACAAAAGTGTGAGGCCAAATGCCAACCCAGCTGTTTAAAGAAGCTTCTGCAACGGCGCTCTGAGAAGTGTCCACGGGAGAAGtgcccaccaccaccaaagtGCCCACCATGCCCCTCGCTGTGCCCCCCAccgtgccctcctccatgcccagctccctcccctcccaagcCCTGTGCCAAGCCCTGTCCTCCTAAATGCCCaccaccctgcccacccccagaGTGA